The following DNA comes from Chitinophaga nivalis.
GATTACTTATGTAGGGAAAAAATCAATCGACACCACTGTAGCCGTATCACAGCCGGCGCCGCTTTTCTTTATGATGCAGGAGCTGAGTTTGTCGCTCAGTATGTTGCAGGTAACTGCTACGCGGAAAAATAATACCAATTCCAACTCTTCTATTGTATACGACCGGGAGGCCATTGAACAAATCCAAGCTTATAGCCTGGCCGACGTGTTACGTACGTTGCCGGGTAAAACCATGGCGCCACCCGACTTACAATATAAACAACAGATTACCCTCCGGAGTGAAAGTACCGACCAGTTTGCCCGCAACAACTCATTGGGGGTAGCCATTATTGTAGATGGGGTACGTCGTTCCAATGATGGTAATATGCAGAGCCGCAGTGCCAGCCAGTGGGGTATGGGCGGTTCCTTGTTAACCAACCACAAAGACCCTTTTGCAGGTAACCCGAGTTATGATGTGGCTTTCAGCGGCATCGACCTGCGCGATATTCCGGCTGATAACATTGAAAGCATTGAAGTGATATCCGGTGTAGCTGCTGCCAAATACGGCGAGATCACGGATGGCGCCATCATTGTAAACCGGCAGGCGGGTAAAACAGATTACCGGTACAGCATGCGCTTCAACGGCAGTTCCGTCAATACTTCCCTTTCTAAAGGTTATAGCCTGGGACCTAAGCTGGGCGCATTAAACGTCAATGTCAATTACTTGTACAGCAACCAGGACCCACGCGATAAAATGAAAATATTCAGCCGGGTGACTGCTGGTCTGATGTGGACCACCTACCTGGCCAAAGGCATTAAAAATACGTTCTCCCTGGACTACGGCACCAAGATCGATAATGCCAAACAGGACCCGGATGATAATGCACAGGAGCGTACCTATTCCAAAGACCGTCGTATTGCGTTCAGCAACCGGATGGCAGTGGAAGTGAATCAACCGTGGCTGAAAAACATTTCCTTCACCATGAGCTATGACCGCTCGTATCAGGAGTCTTACCGGCAACTTTACCTGAATGGCGCTCCTAAAGCAATGGCAGATAAAGATACCACCGGTATTTATGAAGGCTATTATATACCCGGTAATTACCTGGCGCTGGATCATATTATAGGCCGCCCGTCCAGCTTTAGCGGTAGCCTGCAGCTGTCTAATGAATGGATGACCGGACGTATCCGGCATGGCGTAAGTGCCGGGGTGAATGTGAATGTTACCGGCAATAATGGAAAAGGGATTGTTATTGATCCTACCCGTCCCCGTTTTGTCAATCAGGGATATAAAAATGAACGGCCGTATGACTTTAACCTGTTACCAAGTCTTATTAACTACGGATTCTATGCAGAAGATAACATGCTGATACCCCTGCTGGGAAAAGAATTGCGGGTACAGGCCGGGATGCGGTATGATTTACAGAATGGATTCGCGTCCTTACAACCCCGTATCAATGCGTCTTATCAGCTGGATAAGCACTGGCGCGTGAATATGGCGTATGGTATTGCTTCCAAGTCACCTACCATGGCGCACCGTTATCCGGCGCCGGTATATTATGATATTCCATTGGTAAATGCCTATGCGGGAGATGTGAGAGAAAGTATGTACCTCGTATATACCCGGAAGGAAATACCGGACAACCGTAATATGAAGCCGGCAAAATCGGCGCAGGTAGAAGCGGGTGTGAGCTACAGCAAGCATGGGTTTAGCTCTTCCGTTTTTGTATACTTTAAGAACAATACAGATGGATTTGGAGAGCAGTCTTTATTTTCTCCGGAGACATTACCGGTATATGATTATCAGCGGATACCCGGGCAGAAACCTGTGTATTTCCCGACAAATAAAAGCAGAACATACCTGAATCTGTCGCGGATACAACTCACGAATAACCTGTCTGACCGTACTTTTGGGGCAGAGTGGTTTATTTCCACCCCGAAGATTAAAGCCATACTCACCAGCTTTAACCTGAGTACTTCCTATAGTTCCGGTACCTACAGAAAAGAAGGTACGTTGATGGTAGCCGCCAGCGAGAGTAGCATCGACCAGGGGAAAAAAGCC
Coding sequences within:
- a CDS encoding TonB-dependent receptor, which produces MKYRLYVFLLLLFPVLGSAQQREQWLQGKVVDLRGRPIAFATVALPDLEQVTYTNAAGGFHLRVDSIYAKTVSLRITYVGKKSIDTTVAVSQPAPLFFMMQELSLSLSMLQVTATRKNNTNSNSSIVYDREAIEQIQAYSLADVLRTLPGKTMAPPDLQYKQQITLRSESTDQFARNNSLGVAIIVDGVRRSNDGNMQSRSASQWGMGGSLLTNHKDPFAGNPSYDVAFSGIDLRDIPADNIESIEVISGVAAAKYGEITDGAIIVNRQAGKTDYRYSMRFNGSSVNTSLSKGYSLGPKLGALNVNVNYLYSNQDPRDKMKIFSRVTAGLMWTTYLAKGIKNTFSLDYGTKIDNAKQDPDDNAQERTYSKDRRIAFSNRMAVEVNQPWLKNISFTMSYDRSYQESYRQLYLNGAPKAMADKDTTGIYEGYYIPGNYLALDHIIGRPSSFSGSLQLSNEWMTGRIRHGVSAGVNVNVTGNNGKGIVIDPTRPRFVNQGYKNERPYDFNLLPSLINYGFYAEDNMLIPLLGKELRVQAGMRYDLQNGFASLQPRINASYQLDKHWRVNMAYGIASKSPTMAHRYPAPVYYDIPLVNAYAGDVRESMYLVYTRKEIPDNRNMKPAKSAQVEAGVSYSKHGFSSSVFVYFKNNTDGFGEQSLFSPETLPVYDYQRIPGQKPVYFPTNKSRTYLNLSRIQLTNNLSDRTFGAEWFISTPKIKAILTSFNLSTSYSSGTYRKEGTLMVAASESSIDQGKKAWFGIYDNDSNKSWSLTTKLSADTHIPQLGFLITLSADIYWQNAKDFTNGSNYPHAYVDATGTIFPIAHFDPANPDYGHLTRRTGSDNRQRLPFVYSNMSLRVAKEIRQKIRFSVYAYNFLNLQPKHYFEDSRILRVYNSPVNVGAEMSIKF